One Bradyrhizobium sp. ISRA464 genomic window carries:
- a CDS encoding DUF4142 domain-containing protein, whose product MFVRLSIAVAALSLLGSAAFAQNAKLTDPQIAHIAYTAGVIDIKAAKQAESKASNKEVKAFAKDMVRDHEAVNKQALDLVKKLKVTPEDNDTSKALSKQAADKLAELAKLKGAAYDKAYIDNEVAYHKTVNTALETQLIPSASNPELKNLLQTGLKIFQGHEQHAEHVAAGLK is encoded by the coding sequence ATGTTCGTTCGATTGAGCATCGCGGTCGCCGCGCTGAGCCTGCTGGGCAGCGCTGCATTCGCCCAGAATGCAAAGCTCACCGATCCACAAATCGCGCACATCGCCTATACGGCGGGCGTGATCGACATCAAGGCCGCCAAGCAGGCGGAATCGAAAGCGTCCAACAAGGAGGTCAAGGCATTCGCAAAGGACATGGTGCGCGACCATGAGGCGGTGAACAAGCAGGCACTGGACCTCGTCAAGAAGTTGAAGGTCACTCCCGAAGACAACGACACCAGCAAGGCGCTGTCGAAGCAGGCGGCCGACAAGCTCGCCGAGCTCGCGAAGCTGAAAGGCGCCGCGTACGACAAGGCCTACATCGACAACGAGGTCGCCTACCACAAGACCGTCAATACGGCGTTGGAGACCCAGTTGATCCCGTCCGCCAGCAATCCCGAGCTGAAGAACTTGCTGCAGACCGGCCTGAAAATCTTCCAGGGCCACGAGCAGCATGCCGAGCACGTCGCGGCCGGCCTGAAATAG
- a CDS encoding cytochrome P450 has translation MSTAPHFDIDVSAFWQDPYPTLARMRREAPIAFVPQLGSTLLCSRDDIFISEKQIDVFSSHQPEGLMNKLMGHNMMRKDGDAHMNERKAIFPAISPKTVRSHWTAQFGGHATRILDEFRPGGVIDFVQAFALPFSAECLKSVTGLTNMRYQDMNAWSQGMIDGIANYIGDPAVEARCHAATSGIDAAIDDMVPVLRKTPNLSLLGVLLQTDMPMESVRANIKLAISGGQNEPRDAIAGTVWALLTHPDQLELARGGAIPWLQAFEEYARWISPIGMSPRRIAKPWTIRDIAFETNERVFLMFGSANRDEKHFDEPDKFDIRRDASKSIAFGAGPHFCAGAWASRAMVADVALPAIFGRLNNLRLVADKPPRVGGWAFRGLLDLPVIGTHSRQTA, from the coding sequence GTGAGCACCGCGCCGCATTTCGACATCGACGTCTCAGCCTTCTGGCAGGATCCCTATCCCACCCTTGCGCGGATGCGGAGAGAGGCGCCGATCGCCTTCGTGCCGCAACTCGGCAGCACGCTGCTGTGCAGCCGCGACGATATCTTCATCTCGGAGAAGCAGATCGACGTGTTCTCGTCGCACCAACCCGAAGGGCTGATGAACAAGCTGATGGGCCACAACATGATGCGCAAGGACGGCGACGCGCACATGAACGAGCGCAAGGCGATCTTCCCGGCGATCTCGCCGAAGACCGTGAGATCGCACTGGACCGCGCAGTTCGGAGGGCATGCGACGCGCATTCTTGACGAATTTAGGCCCGGCGGCGTGATCGACTTCGTGCAGGCCTTCGCGCTGCCGTTTTCGGCCGAGTGCCTGAAGTCGGTCACCGGCCTCACCAACATGCGCTACCAGGACATGAACGCGTGGTCGCAGGGCATGATCGACGGCATCGCCAACTATATCGGCGATCCCGCGGTCGAAGCGCGCTGCCACGCGGCGACCTCGGGCATCGATGCCGCGATCGACGACATGGTCCCGGTGCTGCGCAAGACACCCAATCTCAGCCTGCTCGGCGTGCTGCTGCAAACCGACATGCCGATGGAGAGCGTGCGCGCCAACATCAAGCTCGCGATCTCCGGCGGCCAGAACGAGCCCCGCGACGCGATCGCGGGCACGGTGTGGGCGCTGCTGACGCACCCCGATCAGCTCGAACTGGCGAGGGGCGGCGCCATCCCGTGGCTCCAGGCCTTCGAGGAATATGCCCGCTGGATCTCGCCGATCGGCATGTCGCCGCGGCGGATCGCAAAGCCATGGACGATCCGCGACATCGCCTTCGAGACCAATGAGCGCGTGTTCCTGATGTTCGGCTCGGCGAACCGCGACGAGAAGCATTTCGACGAGCCCGATAAATTCGATATTCGCCGCGATGCCAGCAAGAGCATCGCGTTTGGCGCAGGTCCGCACTTCTGCGCCGGCGCATGGGCCTCGCGCGCCATGGTAGCCGATGTTGCATTGCCCGCGATCTTCGGGCGGCTGAACAATCTGCGGCTGGTGGCGGACAAGCCGCCGCGGGTCGGCGGCTGGGCGTTCCGCGGACTGCTGGATCTGCCGGTGATTGGGACGCATAGCCGTCAGACGGCGTGA
- a CDS encoding LLM class flavin-dependent oxidoreductase, whose protein sequence is MKKIGFLSFGHWTPSPQSQTRSAADTLLQSIDLAVAAEELGADGAYFRVHHFARQLASPFPLLAAVGAKTSRIEIGTAVIDMRYENPLYMIEDAGAADLIAGGRLQLGISRGSPEQVIDGWRYFGYQPPEGETDAEMGRRHAEIFLDLLRGQGFARPNPRPMFPNPPGLLRLEPHSEGLRDRIWWGAGSNATAVWAAKLGMNLQSSTLKNDETGEAFHVQQAAQIRAYRAAWKEAGHAREPRVSVSRSIFALVDDRDRAYFGNDQAEDQIGFIDEKTRAIFGRSYAAEPDKLIEQLKADEAIAEADTLLLTVPNQLGVAYNAHVIETILTQIAPALGWR, encoded by the coding sequence ATGAAGAAGATCGGATTCCTCTCGTTCGGGCATTGGACGCCCTCGCCGCAATCACAGACGCGCTCGGCTGCGGATACGCTCCTGCAATCCATTGACCTCGCCGTCGCCGCCGAGGAATTGGGTGCGGACGGTGCGTATTTCCGCGTCCATCACTTCGCCCGCCAGCTTGCCTCGCCCTTCCCTCTTCTGGCGGCGGTCGGAGCCAAAACCAGCCGCATCGAGATCGGCACCGCCGTGATCGACATGCGTTACGAGAACCCGCTGTACATGATCGAGGATGCCGGCGCAGCCGACCTGATCGCCGGCGGCCGGCTGCAACTCGGCATCAGCCGTGGCTCGCCCGAACAGGTGATCGATGGCTGGCGCTACTTCGGTTACCAGCCGCCCGAGGGCGAGACCGACGCCGAGATGGGGCGGCGTCACGCCGAGATATTCCTCGACCTGCTGCGCGGACAGGGTTTTGCGCGGCCGAATCCGCGGCCGATGTTTCCCAATCCTCCCGGCCTGCTGCGGCTCGAACCCCATTCGGAAGGTCTGCGCGACCGCATCTGGTGGGGCGCCGGCTCCAACGCCACCGCAGTGTGGGCGGCGAAGCTCGGCATGAACCTGCAGAGCTCGACCCTCAAGAACGACGAAACGGGCGAAGCCTTCCACGTCCAGCAGGCTGCCCAGATCCGAGCCTACCGTGCGGCCTGGAAGGAGGCCGGTCATGCGCGCGAGCCCCGGGTCTCCGTGAGCCGCAGCATCTTCGCGCTGGTCGACGACCGCGATCGCGCCTATTTCGGAAACGACCAGGCGGAAGATCAGATCGGTTTCATTGACGAGAAGACGCGTGCAATCTTCGGCCGCAGCTACGCAGCCGAGCCGGACAAGCTCATCGAGCAGCTCAAAGCCGACGAGGCCATCGCAGAGGCCGACACCCTGCTGCTGACGGTCCCCAATCAGCTCGGGGTCGCCTACAACGCACATGTCATCGAAACGATTTTGACACAGATCGCGCCCGCCCTCGGCTGGCGCTGA
- a CDS encoding dihydrodipicolinate synthase family protein produces the protein MTIPVQRPYRGVFPVAPTIFDANGNLDLDGQRRCVDFMIDAGSHGICILANFSEQFVLTDAERETVMHAVLEHVAGRIPVIVTTTHFSSAVCAARSRQAEAAGAAMVMIMPPYHGATFRVPEGSIYEFYQVVSDAISIPIMIQDAPVAGTPLSVDFLARMAKELANIRYFKIEVPMAANKLRGLIEKGGSVIEGPWDGEEAITLMADLDAGATGAMTGGGYPDGIRQIMDPFFAGRRDEAMQAYARWLPLINYENRQCGLQACKVLMREGGIIKSDTVRHPLQPLHPATRAGLIEIARQLDPVALRWGG, from the coding sequence ATGACTATTCCGGTACAGCGTCCCTATCGCGGCGTCTTCCCCGTGGCGCCGACCATCTTCGACGCCAACGGCAATCTCGATCTCGACGGGCAGCGCCGCTGCGTCGATTTCATGATTGATGCCGGCTCCCATGGCATCTGCATCCTCGCCAACTTCTCCGAACAGTTCGTGCTGACCGATGCCGAGCGCGAGACCGTGATGCATGCGGTGCTCGAACATGTGGCCGGTCGCATTCCGGTGATCGTCACGACGACGCATTTCTCCTCGGCGGTGTGCGCCGCGCGGAGCCGCCAGGCGGAAGCCGCCGGCGCTGCCATGGTGATGATCATGCCGCCCTATCACGGCGCGACCTTCCGCGTGCCGGAGGGAAGTATCTATGAATTCTATCAAGTCGTGTCGGATGCCATCAGCATTCCGATCATGATTCAGGACGCGCCGGTCGCGGGCACGCCGCTCTCGGTCGATTTCCTGGCGCGGATGGCCAAGGAACTCGCCAATATCAGGTACTTCAAGATCGAGGTGCCGATGGCCGCGAACAAGCTGCGTGGCCTGATCGAGAAGGGCGGCAGCGTGATCGAGGGGCCGTGGGATGGCGAGGAAGCGATCACGCTGATGGCCGATCTCGACGCCGGCGCCACCGGCGCGATGACTGGCGGCGGCTATCCCGACGGCATCCGGCAGATCATGGATCCATTCTTCGCGGGTCGCCGCGACGAGGCGATGCAGGCCTATGCGCGCTGGCTGCCACTGATCAATTACGAGAACCGCCAATGCGGACTGCAGGCCTGCAAGGTGCTGATGCGCGAGGGTGGCATCATCAAGTCGGACACGGTCCGGCATCCGCTGCAGCCGCTGCATCCGGCGACGCGCGCCGGCTTGATCGAGATCGCGCGCCAACTCGATCCGGTCGCGCTGCGCTGGGGCGGCTGA
- a CDS encoding RNA polymerase sigma factor has protein sequence MRQAQVTTTTPITAGDAGLVQRALARDEAAVRAIMQANNRRLFRLARGILRDDGEAEDVVQDTYVRAFTHLDQFRGDSSLSTWLSRIAINEALGRVRRKSASVEWSELPAALEAQIIQFPLSSVDDPEKSMAQREIQQVVEHAIDELPEAFRLVFITRVIEGMTIEETAAILSLKPETVKTRLHRARTMLRDNVERKIGPVVMEAFPFAGRRCERLTDAVLRRLGYTT, from the coding sequence ATGCGCCAGGCCCAGGTAACGACCACCACCCCGATCACGGCAGGAGATGCCGGATTGGTGCAGCGCGCGCTCGCGCGGGACGAGGCTGCGGTGCGCGCCATCATGCAGGCGAACAATCGCCGGCTGTTCCGGCTGGCGCGCGGCATCCTGCGCGATGACGGCGAGGCTGAGGACGTCGTGCAGGACACCTACGTCCGCGCCTTCACCCATCTCGACCAGTTCCGCGGCGACTCCAGCCTGTCGACTTGGCTGTCGCGGATCGCGATCAACGAGGCGCTCGGCCGGGTGCGCCGCAAGTCGGCCAGCGTGGAGTGGTCCGAGCTGCCAGCCGCCCTCGAGGCCCAAATCATCCAGTTCCCCCTGTCGTCAGTGGACGATCCGGAAAAATCCATGGCCCAGCGCGAAATCCAGCAGGTGGTCGAGCATGCGATCGATGAGTTGCCCGAGGCGTTCCGCCTCGTCTTCATCACCCGCGTGATCGAGGGCATGACGATCGAGGAGACTGCCGCAATTCTCAGCCTCAAGCCGGAAACGGTGAAGACCCGCCTGCATCGGGCCAGAACCATGCTGCGGGACAATGTCGAGCGGAAGATCGGCCCGGTGGTGATGGAGGCCTTTCCCTTCGCCGGCCGGCGCTGCGAGCGGCTGACGGACGCGGTGCTGAGACGGCTCGGCTACACCACGTAA
- a CDS encoding helix-turn-helix transcriptional regulator → MKAELAFRQSAISDITPALLAIGRDSFPQALIGALRRVGDVGHCMVFSFAGARSAACLLDVGNIPIGRDLGIAYAEHFHQADPNRDAVFRGQALTTPIVLPTFARRMYSDSYRKIFFDDSDIVDKFASAIWVDDTCFYVNFYQITAQGRFSRDQIARLTAIAPVVTAAVARHFQRDAMDIDPMGRLKTLFATAESFAMLTGREKEVCLRILSGLSSEAIAAELGIGLHSALTYRKRAYDKLGISSQNELFAIALRLMASSRQLN, encoded by the coding sequence ATGAAGGCAGAGCTGGCCTTCAGGCAATCGGCGATCAGCGACATCACCCCCGCCCTGCTCGCGATCGGGCGGGACAGTTTCCCGCAGGCGCTGATCGGCGCGCTGCGGCGCGTCGGCGATGTCGGGCACTGCATGGTGTTCTCGTTTGCAGGCGCGCGGTCGGCCGCGTGCCTTCTCGACGTCGGCAATATCCCGATCGGGCGCGACCTCGGCATCGCCTATGCCGAGCATTTCCATCAGGCTGACCCGAACCGCGATGCGGTGTTCAGGGGACAGGCACTGACCACGCCCATCGTGCTGCCGACCTTTGCGCGCCGCATGTACAGTGACAGCTATCGCAAGATCTTCTTCGACGACTCCGACATCGTCGACAAGTTTGCGTCCGCGATCTGGGTCGACGACACCTGTTTCTACGTCAACTTCTACCAGATCACCGCGCAGGGCCGCTTCAGCCGCGACCAGATAGCACGCCTGACCGCAATCGCGCCGGTGGTGACCGCGGCCGTGGCCCGTCACTTCCAGCGCGACGCCATGGATATCGATCCGATGGGTCGGCTGAAGACCCTGTTTGCGACCGCCGAGTCTTTCGCCATGCTGACCGGGCGCGAGAAGGAGGTCTGCCTGCGGATCCTGTCCGGCCTCAGCTCGGAAGCGATCGCAGCCGAACTCGGCATCGGCCTGCATTCCGCCCTCACCTACCGCAAGCGCGCCTATGACAAGCTCGGCATCTCCTCGCAGAACGAGCTGTTCGCCATCGCGCTGCGCCTGATGGCATCGTCCCGCCAGCTGAACTGA
- a CDS encoding 4-amino-4-deoxy-L-arabinose transferase → MAKASTGRFHGLAPLVLLALALRLPLAFWPNIIHPDEIFQYLEPAWRLLGHDGIVTWEWRYGIRGWFLPTLLAGPVALGDLVAPDGAGAFVVPRLVAALASVSIVVSAWFFGARVSRAHAIVAAFVAAIWFEFILFAPHTLSEPLATALIVPAALLLTDGPSQRRLVIGGALLGLAFVCRFQYAPAIAVLAIGACWRCWRNAIPMVAGGLVLLAFAAVIDLAHGVIPFSWLVANVEQNLLHDRAAEFGVTSWVTYLVSFWVVWSVAIVPLTWAIWRGFRHAPLLLAVALVNLGFHSLIGHKEYRFIFLSVVLLIIVAALGSADWIQSLRARRAWRPWALPMITGVWALLSVLLVGASQETRDDWMRGVGAARLAADLRGDPELCGLALYNLPFHLLPGRERLSGPSPLYSLQPRDPLVKGRLPAVVQATNPAFNRVLARPDSADDLPAGFSRRSCARVGNGDACIFARNGTCSAIPAAAPFTINDVLVRLDY, encoded by the coding sequence ATGGCCAAAGCATCGACCGGACGCTTCCATGGTCTGGCGCCGTTGGTGCTGCTCGCCCTGGCGCTACGCCTCCCGCTGGCGTTCTGGCCCAACATCATCCATCCCGACGAGATCTTCCAATATCTCGAGCCGGCCTGGCGGCTGCTGGGTCATGACGGCATCGTCACGTGGGAGTGGCGTTACGGTATTCGCGGCTGGTTCCTGCCGACCTTGCTGGCGGGCCCGGTCGCGTTGGGTGACCTTGTCGCGCCTGATGGCGCAGGGGCCTTCGTCGTGCCTCGTCTAGTTGCCGCGCTCGCATCGGTGTCGATCGTGGTCAGCGCCTGGTTCTTTGGCGCGCGGGTCTCGCGAGCCCACGCCATCGTCGCGGCCTTCGTCGCCGCTATCTGGTTCGAGTTCATCCTGTTCGCGCCGCATACGTTGAGCGAGCCCTTGGCGACGGCGCTCATCGTGCCGGCGGCGCTGCTGCTGACCGACGGGCCGTCGCAGCGACGCCTCGTCATCGGCGGGGCCTTGCTTGGTCTCGCCTTCGTCTGCCGCTTTCAATATGCGCCGGCCATTGCCGTGCTTGCCATCGGGGCGTGCTGGCGGTGCTGGCGAAACGCGATTCCGATGGTGGCCGGCGGGCTGGTCCTGCTGGCGTTCGCGGCAGTGATCGATCTCGCGCACGGTGTAATCCCGTTTAGTTGGCTGGTCGCCAACGTCGAACAGAACCTGTTGCACGATCGCGCGGCTGAGTTCGGCGTGACGTCTTGGGTGACCTATCTCGTCAGTTTCTGGGTGGTATGGTCCGTGGCGATCGTGCCGCTGACGTGGGCGATCTGGCGGGGCTTTCGGCACGCACCGCTCCTGCTCGCAGTAGCGCTCGTGAACCTCGGCTTCCACAGCCTGATTGGGCACAAGGAATACCGCTTCATATTCCTGTCGGTGGTCCTGCTGATCATAGTGGCGGCGCTGGGATCAGCCGATTGGATCCAGTCGTTGCGTGCGAGACGCGCATGGCGGCCCTGGGCGTTGCCGATGATCACAGGCGTGTGGGCGCTGCTCTCGGTGCTGCTTGTTGGGGCGAGCCAAGAGACGCGTGACGACTGGATGCGCGGCGTCGGTGCAGCACGCCTGGCGGCAGACCTGCGCGGTGATCCAGAACTCTGTGGTCTCGCGCTCTACAATCTTCCGTTCCACCTTCTGCCGGGGCGGGAACGACTGTCGGGCCCGTCGCCGCTTTATTCGCTTCAGCCTCGCGATCCGCTTGTAAAGGGACGCCTCCCGGCCGTGGTCCAGGCGACAAACCCTGCCTTCAACCGAGTCCTCGCGCGCCCGGACTCGGCAGACGATCTCCCGGCAGGATTTTCACGGCGCAGTTGCGCCAGAGTCGGCAACGGCGACGCCTGCATCTTTGCCCGAAACGGGACCTGCAGCGCGATACCCGCCGCGGCGCCATTTACAATCAACGATGTACTAGTGCGGCTCGACTACTAG
- a CDS encoding cupredoxin family copper-binding protein has translation MSSGRHLAMLALLTLGAMAVPAHAATIQIVMENLVISPAEVSAKVGDTVEWVNKDVFAHTATARNGNFDVTLAPKQSATLVLKRPGTVDYYCRYHPNMKAVLKIAP, from the coding sequence ATGTCGTCGGGACGCCATCTCGCAATGCTTGCACTGCTCACGCTCGGCGCGATGGCCGTCCCGGCGCATGCGGCCACCATTCAGATCGTGATGGAGAACCTCGTGATCTCGCCGGCCGAAGTCTCGGCCAAGGTCGGCGACACCGTCGAATGGGTCAATAAGGACGTCTTCGCCCACACCGCAACCGCGAGGAACGGCAACTTCGACGTGACGCTTGCGCCGAAGCAGTCGGCGACCCTGGTGCTGAAGAGGCCCGGCACAGTGGACTACTACTGCCGCTACCATCCCAACATGAAAGCGGTGCTGAAGATCGCACCGTAG
- a CDS encoding NADH:flavin oxidoreductase/NADH oxidase has translation MSQPLLFQPITLRGVTSRNRILISPMCQYSAIDGLAKDWHLVHLGKFAQGGAGLVMVEAAAVSAEGRITHGDVGIWNDEQIAPLERIAAFLKDNGAVPSIQLAHAGRKASMQRPWYGNAVLDAADRARGDLPWRTVAPSAIPMEEGWLMPHALEVDELAALREQWRLATLRALEAGFEFVEVHCAHGYLLHEFLSPLSNRRTDAYGGDRDGRMRYPLEIIETVRAAWPAERPLSVRISSVDGIDGGLQLDDQIAFAREAKARGVDLIDCSSGGLLGSATAARIPRGYGFQVPYADEIRRAADVATIAVGLILHPQQAEDILANAHADVIAIGREALFDPNWPLHAELALDGGSGEIFASWPKQYGWWLERREPGLRRLEGPPLPFRKV, from the coding sequence ATGTCGCAGCCGCTTCTGTTTCAGCCGATCACGCTTCGCGGCGTGACCTCCCGCAACCGTATCCTGATTTCGCCGATGTGCCAGTATTCGGCGATCGACGGCCTCGCCAAGGACTGGCATCTCGTGCATCTCGGCAAGTTCGCCCAGGGCGGTGCCGGACTTGTGATGGTCGAGGCTGCCGCGGTCTCGGCCGAGGGCCGCATCACCCATGGCGACGTCGGAATCTGGAATGACGAGCAGATCGCGCCGCTCGAGCGCATCGCCGCCTTCCTGAAGGACAACGGCGCCGTGCCGTCGATCCAGCTCGCGCATGCCGGCCGCAAGGCCAGTATGCAGCGCCCGTGGTACGGTAACGCCGTGCTCGATGCGGCCGATCGTGCACGCGGCGATCTGCCATGGCGGACGGTTGCGCCGAGCGCGATCCCGATGGAGGAGGGCTGGCTGATGCCGCATGCGCTTGAGGTCGACGAGCTGGCCGCCCTCAGGGAGCAATGGCGTCTCGCCACCTTGCGCGCACTGGAGGCCGGGTTCGAGTTCGTCGAGGTGCATTGCGCGCACGGCTATCTCCTGCACGAATTCCTGTCGCCGCTGTCGAACCGCCGGACCGACGCCTATGGCGGCGATCGCGACGGGCGCATGCGCTATCCGCTCGAGATCATCGAAACCGTGCGTGCGGCCTGGCCCGCCGAGCGGCCGCTGTCGGTGCGGATTTCCTCGGTCGACGGCATCGATGGCGGCTTGCAGCTCGACGACCAGATTGCGTTTGCCCGCGAAGCCAAGGCGCGTGGCGTCGATCTGATCGACTGTTCCTCCGGCGGTCTGCTCGGCTCGGCGACCGCGGCGCGGATTCCGCGCGGCTACGGATTCCAGGTGCCCTATGCCGATGAGATCCGCCGCGCTGCCGATGTCGCCACCATTGCGGTCGGGCTGATCCTGCATCCGCAGCAGGCCGAGGACATTCTGGCCAACGCCCATGCCGATGTGATCGCGATCGGCCGCGAGGCGCTGTTCGATCCGAACTGGCCGCTGCACGCCGAGCTTGCGCTTGACGGCGGAAGCGGCGAGATTTTTGCGTCCTGGCCGAAGCAGTATGGCTGGTGGCTGGAACGGCGCGAGCCGGGTCTGCGCAGGCTCGAAGGGCCGCCGCTGCCGTTCCGCAAGGTGTGA
- a CDS encoding nuclear transport factor 2 family protein, producing MTDHATIARRYVDLWNERTPSRRREMLSENWTADARYIDPLMSGDGHEGVDALIAGVQQKFPDFRFKLIGEPNGFGDYVRFSWGLGPDGVDSPIKGTDFATLKDGRIRSITGFLDQVPQGG from the coding sequence ATGACCGACCACGCAACTATCGCCCGCCGCTATGTCGATCTCTGGAACGAACGCACGCCGAGCCGCCGCCGCGAGATGCTGAGCGAGAACTGGACCGCGGATGCCCGCTATATCGACCCGCTGATGAGCGGCGACGGTCACGAGGGCGTAGATGCTCTGATCGCCGGCGTGCAGCAGAAATTTCCAGACTTCAGGTTCAAGCTGATCGGTGAGCCGAACGGCTTCGGCGACTACGTCCGCTTCTCCTGGGGTCTCGGCCCGGACGGCGTCGACAGCCCGATCAAGGGCACGGATTTCGCGACGCTGAAGGACGGCCGGATCAGGAGCATCACCGGCTTCCTCGACCAGGTGCCGCAGGGGGGCTGA
- a CDS encoding methyl-accepting chemotaxis protein — MLEPGLIGPPPNSLAPRCAAPRRITHKSILPIIFSKGPPVMSFKLKLRIRGRLIACFIAVCAIFALAVGYTVFAVGGVSTVVSRMVSLRTPVALASTELVGNVYSTLATLRGYLLTGNPQGKLDRMAMWKEVDATVVAFDEQSVHFTDPENKRKWAEAKTLLAELRAAQDKAEAIAFTSDAYPATKLLVTEAGPRSEVIFSEITRMINEEEGLEATSDRKRLLKAMADTRGNFAAATAQLRMYLLSGDKTDKEKFVRPWELFEKGFAAVSAQKALLTTSELASFDKITRARGEFAPLPEKIFSLRESPGWNAPVEILVTQAAPRALKILDLLDGPKGADGTRSGGIKTNQKKMLDQEKHEVESGVSFLTIVLWVLLAAGLGISAIIALLTARAIATPVQRMTAAMGKLAGGDTSVVVPGVERVDEIGEMAGAVQIFKDSMIEADRLRAEQTQSEARAAAQRKADMHALAGRFENAVGEIIETLSSSSTELEAAANTLTKTAENTQELSTMVSAASEEASANVQSVASASEEMSASVNEISRQVQEAAGIAGAAVEQAQKTNDRVNALSQAATRIGDVVELINTIAGQTNLLALNATIEAARAGEAGRGFAVVASEVKALAEQTAKATGEISHQIAAMQAATQDSVIAIKEISGTIGRISEISSTIASAVEEQGAATQEISRNVMQAAQGTQQVASSISDVQRGATETGSASSQVLASAKTLSNDSARLKIEVENFLTTVRAA, encoded by the coding sequence GTGCTCGAGCCGGGCCTGATCGGTCCGCCGCCCAATTCGCTCGCCCCCCGCTGTGCCGCGCCAAGGCGCATCACACACAAATCCATTCTGCCAATAATTTTCTCAAAGGGTCCCCCAGTCATGTCCTTTAAATTGAAATTGCGCATTCGTGGCCGGCTGATTGCCTGCTTTATCGCTGTATGCGCCATCTTCGCGCTTGCGGTCGGATATACGGTTTTTGCCGTTGGTGGAGTTTCCACGGTCGTCAGTCGCATGGTGAGCCTGCGTACGCCCGTGGCGCTCGCAAGCACGGAATTGGTTGGCAATGTCTATTCCACGCTCGCGACGTTGCGCGGCTATCTGCTGACGGGAAATCCGCAAGGCAAGCTCGATCGCATGGCCATGTGGAAAGAGGTGGATGCCACGGTGGTCGCCTTCGACGAGCAGTCGGTGCATTTTACGGACCCCGAGAATAAGCGGAAATGGGCCGAGGCCAAGACCCTGCTCGCGGAGCTCCGCGCTGCTCAAGACAAGGCCGAAGCAATCGCCTTCACCTCTGACGCATATCCGGCGACGAAGCTCTTGGTTACCGAAGCAGGCCCGCGCTCCGAGGTGATATTTTCCGAGATCACCCGGATGATCAACGAGGAGGAAGGCTTGGAGGCAACGTCGGACCGCAAGAGATTGCTCAAGGCAATGGCGGATACGCGGGGCAATTTTGCCGCCGCGACAGCCCAGCTCCGCATGTATCTGTTGTCCGGTGACAAGACTGACAAGGAAAAGTTCGTCAGACCGTGGGAGCTGTTCGAAAAAGGCTTTGCCGCCGTGAGTGCGCAAAAAGCGCTCCTCACCACCTCCGAGCTGGCGTCTTTCGACAAGATCACAAGGGCACGCGGCGAATTTGCGCCGTTGCCCGAGAAGATATTCTCCCTGCGGGAATCCCCGGGCTGGAATGCTCCGGTCGAAATTCTCGTCACGCAGGCAGCACCGCGCGCGCTCAAGATCCTGGATCTGCTTGATGGACCCAAGGGCGCCGACGGCACCCGCTCCGGAGGCATCAAGACGAACCAGAAGAAGATGCTCGACCAAGAGAAGCACGAGGTGGAGTCGGGCGTATCGTTCCTCACGATCGTGCTGTGGGTATTGCTTGCGGCGGGTCTCGGAATCAGCGCGATCATTGCGCTGCTCACGGCGCGCGCGATCGCAACGCCCGTCCAGAGGATGACCGCCGCTATGGGCAAACTCGCCGGCGGCGACACATCCGTCGTGGTGCCCGGGGTCGAACGGGTCGATGAGATCGGCGAGATGGCTGGCGCCGTCCAGATTTTCAAGGATAGCATGATCGAAGCGGATCGCCTGCGCGCCGAGCAGACGCAATCGGAGGCTCGTGCCGCCGCCCAGCGCAAGGCGGACATGCACGCCCTGGCCGGCCGGTTCGAGAACGCTGTCGGGGAAATCATCGAGACGTTGTCATCGTCCTCGACCGAGTTGGAGGCCGCGGCCAACACGTTGACCAAGACCGCCGAGAACACCCAGGAGCTATCGACCATGGTCTCCGCCGCGTCCGAGGAGGCATCGGCGAACGTTCAGTCGGTGGCCTCCGCCAGCGAAGAGATGAGCGCCTCGGTCAACGAGATCAGCCGTCAGGTGCAGGAAGCCGCCGGGATTGCCGGTGCGGCGGTGGAGCAGGCGCAGAAGACCAATGATCGCGTCAATGCGTTGTCACAGGCGGCGACCCGCATCGGCGATGTTGTGGAATTGATCAACACCATCGCCGGCCAGACCAACCTCCTGGCGCTGAATGCAACCATCGAAGCGGCACGGGCCGGAGAGGCAGGGCGCGGCTTCGCGGTGGTCGCATCCGAGGTCAAGGCGCTGGCCGAGCAAACCGCGAAGGCGACCGGCGAGATCAGTCACCAGATCGCCGCCATGCAGGCAGCGACCCAGGACTCGGTGATCGCGATTAAGGAGATCAGCGGGACCATCGGCCGGATCTCGGAAATCTCGTCGACCATCGCCTCCGCGGTGGAAGAGCAGGGGGCGGCGACCCAGGAGATTTCCCGCAACGTCATGCAGGCGGCACAAGGCACCCAGCAGGTGGCCTCGAGTATCTCCGACGTGCAGCGCGGCGCGACCGAAACAGGTTCGGCGTCTAGTCAGGTGCTTGCATCTGCGAAAACGCTGTCGAACGATAGCGCAAGACTCAAGATCGAAGTCGAGAATTTCCTGACAACGGTCCGGGCAGCCTGA